ATCCTTTTTTTTACTTCGAACAAATTGATCTAGGAAAATTTCAGTTTTATTTTGGTAACTGGTGGGATCGTCGGCTTTTTGGTGAATTGGACGTTATTAAGGTCAAATTCAATTTTGATGACATTGAATATGAAAAATTAAGACGGGCGTTTGAACTAGACGGACAAAGTAAACGATTGAATAGTGATAAAATCAGTATGTTATCAAGTCAAGCCGATCAGTTACAAGCACTGATTGATTCTCAGGCTCAAAGGGATGAAGAAAAAGAGAAAACCAGATTGCAGTTGAAGAAATCTGCACAGGAAAAGGTAATGCCTTGGGAAGCTTCAAAAGCAAAAGAAGCCAAACAACAACTCATTAATCAACTTTCTAACTTGACTGAGCAGGATGAAAAAGCACAGGATGCATATCGGTTAATCAAAGATAACGAGAAGAAGGTACTTGAGTTATCAAAGGAAGATACATTGATTGGTTATGAAAAGCAAAGTATCATTGCTAAATTTGGTAGTTTTGATGCTTTTGAAGCATGCTGTGAATCCTTGTATCGTGATTATATTGCTGATTTAATAGCGACAAACGGGAGGATGAATACGAATGAGTAAAGAGTATGAAAAACCAACCGAAGTTTTTAAACCACATAATAATTCAGATATTGAACCAACCGAGAGTGCTACAACCTTGAGTACAGCAGGTCGGTTAATATCTTATAATAATCAACTAAAAGATGGTCTTGAGAATGGGTATAGTTTTACTAAGTTACTAGATCAATTGATTACGACAACCCATGCTGATGAATTATTTGCATCAGCCCGGGCGTTGAGTACATATCAATTGGATACTGCATATCTAACTTTCCCACAACAGTATAGTCAATCTGATTTTTATTTAATCTTCATTAATCGTCTAATGGCATTACATGACAGAGAACGTGTGATTTTACAGTCTTCTGATCAATATAAAGAACTTTACCATGAGTTTCCAGGAATTAATTCAGCTGGATATTTTATTTTTAAATTAGAGAGTACTGTTCAAGGTGGTGCCTACTACACAGAAAAAACAACTGGTGAAGCGTTATTTTATCTGAATTTGGAGAAACACGTTCTGAGATTCAATAGTAGGGCAGTAACACAATTATTACTAGTTGAGTATCATGATAGAATTGGACAAGATTCCATTAAAGGCTTCGAGAATTACTTACTGGATATTGGTAATTTTTTGAAGAAGGATTACGGCTTCGATGTTGACCTTACACTACTTGATCCCTCAAATAGCGCCGTTTACCAATTGGCAGATTCAAATCTTCCAAGTTCGATTATTGATCGATTATTTGTTGAAGCTGCGAATGGTGGTAGAATGCTTGAATTAGGAGAGAACAGTTCACCTATTCTTAGACTTGATAATGGAATTGTTATTGAATTATTCGAACAACACAATTATGAAGAGAATCTTGATTTGGGCTGGGTTATCCAAGTTTATGACCAACAACATGAAGTCGCTTGGTTTGATGTATTGTTAAGGTATGAATTCTTGAGAACATGGTATCTTGAGAATTTAAATGCATTAGAAATACAATCGGATGTACTTTATTTTAATTAGATAAATATGAGGTTTTTTAAAAAATGGATATTAAAAAATTAACGGATACAGTACGTTTCCGTGAAATCGATCAGGGTTATCGGATGGAGCAAAGAATTCCTCCTAATAAGCTAATGAATGCCTATTTGGAACTGAATTATTGCGCAAGTCTTCTTTTTAAGAAGGCTGTTACTATCGACAAGATTGATGACAATTCCGATGAAATCTTAACTTTGTATTGTAAAGCATTGATTCCTTTTTTTCAGATTGCCAATGATAAAAAATGGACATATCTGTTATTAATCTCTGATGAAAAATTGCATGAACTTGAAGATAAGTGGAAAACACAGTCATTTGCGAAAATTTATTTAATTTTGCAAAAATTACTTAATCAAAGCTATTTTGAACATCAATCCAGCTCGTTTCAACATGCTTGGCATATTTTCTTGAAATTTGGTGTTGTTGAATTACATCTATCTTCTAAGCAGATTGAGGAGCGTTTTCTTGTTCTTTGTGAAAAAAAGAGTGCTGATTCTTAATTGAATCGATGAGATAAAGTTAGTCATTGAGGGAAAACAAGCGACACCCAATAGTTAGATTTTTAATCTAATTATTGGGTGTCGCTAGTTTTAATATATATCAAAAATAAAAATATTATTATTGCTGTTTATCCATAAAATCGAAAAGTGCACCCTCACGTAGTCCATGATTTGAAAATAATATTTGAGGAATATGTAGTGTTCGCATAATTATAGAAATTGGTGTAAGTCCACCTACAATAACATCGGCACGAGCCTTTGCAAGTCCAGGAATCTTTTCACGCTCACTTTTATCCAAATCTACAAGTTCGGCAAAAATATCAAAGGCAGCATCACTGCTTAGTGTAAATCCATGGATATCTGGCGGATTTTCAGCATCAATTTTGCGACGAGCAATCTTTGCTAGGGTACGATTGCTTCCACCTAAAACCACAAGCTTAGTCTTGTGAGCATCTACAAGCCAATCAATATCGGTTAGGGCTTTTTCCACATCAGTCATTGCAAGAAACAAATCGGACGCTTTGATCTTGTCATCAAGGTTGAAAGCTTGAGAAATAGTTACAGAACCGAGCGGTAAACTTATTAAGTGAGATACCTGATTTTGTTTTACTAAAATTAATTCAGTACTTGCACCACCGGTATCCATAATTAGACATTCTTCACCTACATCAAGAGTTCGAGTTACTCCCAAAAAATCGAGGTAAGCTTCACGTTCACCAGTGATTACTTCAAAATCAATGCCAACCTTCTTTTTTACAAGCTGTAAGAATTCAGCTTGATTAGTTGCAGCCCTTACAGCGGCTGTTGCTAAAGCTTCAATATGGAGATGAGGGAGGTTTTCATAGACTTCCTCGAAATTTTTGAGTGCCTCAAGGGTTCGCTTGATAGGTTCTTCTTGCAGAACTTTTTCTGCACCCATATCTTCGGAAAGACGTACCATCTCTTTTAATTGATGAGTAACCTTGGTTGTACCATCATCTTTGATTTGAGTGATAGTCATTCTAACCGAATTAGATCCAAGATCAATCACCGCAAAGTTAATCATTTCTTTATTCCTCCTTGTCACTACCAGGAAGTCGTGGAGAATCGTCATGATGAGTCATCGGAATAAAAGTTGAAGCATTTCTTTTTTCTGCACGTTGTCGATCTAGTAGTAGTTGATTTTTTTGTTCTGCTTCTGTTACAAAATACTCTTGGACATCCAGACGTGTATGACCGCGACGGTCTAAATGTGTAAAAATGTCACCTTGCAGTATTCGCGTCTTCATATTATCATCCCACATCGTCCCAAAAATTGAAATGATTTTGTGTTTAATCTTGTCATCTAGTGCTGGAAATAACAACTCAACTCTTCGATTAAGATTTCTTGTCATCATATCGGCACTGGAAAGATAAACATCTTCATTTCCTTCGTTATAGAAGTAATAAATGCGGCTATGTTCAAGAAAACGGCCAACAATTGAATGGACTTCAATGTTGTCGCTGACACCTGGAATGTCTGTTTTTAGACAACATATTCCCCGAATAATTAATTGAATCTTAACTCCAGCAGCTGAAGCTTCATATAGATGTTCAATAATTTTTTGATCAGATAAGGAGTTCATCTTCATTTTGATAACAGCTTTGTGACCAGCTTTTGCGGCCATGATTTCATTATCAATTTTCTTATCAATAAAAGAACGGATACGTTTGGGAGAAATATGCAATTTATGGAAATAGGGTGGTTCTGAATATCCTGAAAGCATGTTAAATAAATTAGAAGCATCAATTCCGATGTCCCCATCAGCTGTGATAATCCCCATATCGGTGTAGAAATTTGCTGTTACATCATTGTAGTTACCGGTACCAAGGTGAATGTATCTACGGATACCATCGTCATCATGACGAATGACTAGGGCAATCTTGCAATGCGTCTTTAATCCGACAAGTCCATAAATAACATGGCACCCCATTTTTTCAAGTTGTTTAGCCCAACGAACATTGTTTTCTTCATCAAAACGAGCTTTTACCTCAACGAGAACAGTGACTTGCTTACCATGTTGTGCGGCTAGTCCAAGATAATTGATAATTGGAGATTTGCCAGAAACACGATAGAGAGTCATTTTGATTGCCAATACATTTGGATCAGTTGCAGCCTGACCAATGAAGTTCACGACAGAACTGAAAGAATCATAGGGATGGTGCATGAAGAAATCTTTTTTTCTAATTTGTGTAAAGAAGTTTTTGTTATTTGCTAGAGCAGGATCAACAAATGGTTTGAATTTTGAATATCTCAATTCTGGATGGCCTTCAATTAATCCAGGTAATTTTTTTAAGAATGTCAGGTCAATTGGACCATTAATTTCGTAAACCGCTTTTTTGTCGACATCCAAAGTTTCAATTAATCTTGATTTTAGACGATTGTGCATTGAGCTTTCGATTTCTAAGCGCATGACGCCTCCGTGCTCACGTTTCTTTAATTGTTTTTGAACTTCCCGAAGTAAGTCAGAAGTATCCTCCTCGGCAACATCTAAGTCCATATCACGAATGACACGATAAGTTGCAGCATCACTGACCTTATACCCAATGAAAAGAGTGCCAATGAATTCTTTAATAATATCTTCAAGTAGAATAAATGAATTCTCTTCATATGGGAGTCGGATAATTCTTGTAAAAACATCAGGAATTCTGACCGTTGCGAAGCGTCGATTTTTTTTGTTATCCGTCTCATGAAGACGTACGGCAATGTTCAGCGAATTATTGCTGATGAAGGGAAATGGGCGTGAAGAATCATCAGCCAAAGGTGTTAGTACGGGATATAATTCGTCATTAAAATAACGATGAATAAATTTATATTGTTCCTCAGTAGTTTCAGAAGCTGTGATTAGTTTAATATTATTTTTCTCTAGTTGTGGAATAATTGAGCGATTGTATGTCGTATAGCGTCGTATAACCATTTCTTGTTCTTTTTCGTTGATCTTATCAATTTGTTCTTTAGGTGTCATTCCAGAAGCATCAGTAGTTTCAATATTTACAGAATACATTTTATTCAGTGAAGCAACTCTAACCATGAAGAACTCATCAACATTGCTTTGTGTAATCCCAAGAAAATTTGCACGTTCAAGTAATGGATTTTCTGGTTCACGCGCTTCTTCAAGTACGCGCTCATTAAATTCCAACCAGCTTAATTCACGATTTTTAAAATAATCTTGCTTGTCAAATTTACTCATTGTAATTGCCTCCGTTGTTTTAGTATTGCTTTTAGACCAAATACTTTTTCAAAAAGTTCGGCTTTGTTGGTGAAGGACCATTGTTCCAAGGCAATATTTTGGTTTGAATATGCAAAAATAATCAATTCCGTTTCGCGTAGTGATATTGATATTTTTTGAATTTTTTCTTCGCGTGAATCATCTAAAGAATCAGCAATGCGCAAAAAAGAAGATAATTTTGCAACTTTCATTTGAACTTCTGGATCTAGTTGTTTGAAATGAGTTGCACTTGAAGATGGTGATTCACTACTATGATAACGTGCAATTTCAGCGATAATCAAGTTTTCAGTATTTGATAGACCGAGTACTTTTGTAGATTGTAAAATATATGCAGAATGGTTATAGTGTCCTTGCTGGTTAATGTAATTACCAATATCGGCAAGGATGCAGGATACTTGCAGTAAGAGACGCTCTCTTTTACCAAGATGATGTAATTTTTTTAATTGATCAAAAAGATGTAAAGCAATCATAGTAACATTTTCTCTATGTGATTTACTTGTAAGATAACGTGTAGCCATATTTTCTGCTGTAGTTAGGATCAATTCATCGAAATTCTGTTTTTTTAATCCCGTCCTTTGGGCACGATCAATTGCAAGTCCATCAGAAACTGTGATATCAGTTAAAATAATATTTTGTGCTTTAATTAATCTAATGATTTTGTTTAACAGCAAGAAATATGAGGTAATACTTGTTATCTCATTTTCATCAACTTTAAAAAAATCCATTAAAAATTGGTCAGAAGCATTGGTGACTTTTTGATAAAGTTTTTTGAACTCTTCAAGCGGCATGGCATATGAAGTCTGATCAACTGGAATGAACTTTTTATTAATGATCAATGAATCTTGTAAAATTAAATTAGAAGATATTTTTTGGTTTGCGAAAACATGTTTAAGATGTTCAAGCTTACTGTCGATATAATCGTCAAGGACAGTCATTGAACTATTCGTGGTAGGCTTTAATGTCCTATTAACATCATAGAGTTGAGCAGATCCTAGATCGACATTCCAAGTAGAGGCGAATTTTTGATTATTGAATTGAGATAGGGAAACACGTTCTGAACCAAGACTTAACAAGAATGTTAGGGACGAACTAATTTTTTTAAAATTATCTAAGTGTGTCACAATTGCTACAGCCTTATAGTAGGTTAATTGGCTTGTATTTAGCCAATGAATTCGCAAGGTTGTTCGAACATAGATTTGTTCACCTAAGTAACGTGCACTAATTTCATCTAAGGGTTGTTGATTACCCCAAAAGCGGTAATTTTTAACACCGTATTCTTTTAGAATAAGTAAGAAACCATTAAGGGATTTTGTAATGGCTTGTATATTATGTTGATATTCATAAGTGTGGTTACTGTAAAAGTTAGATGTGACTTCTTCTATAACTGAGAAGTCATTTAAATCCACAATAGAGAGCTTAGTTTGTCTGGGAGTCATATAAATGATGCCGTATAGTTTTTTTGCCACAAGATTCACCTCAATATTTAGTTTCTTATTTAATATTAACAATTTTTTACTTTTTTTTAAAGAAAGGTTGTGTAAATAATAGGTAATTAAAAATCTTTTTACGAGAAAAAAAATAGCCAGTAAAATTAGATGAAAATACTTTTTGCTTATTTTTAAGCAGTATTGAGGTGAGATTTTCAGCGCGTACTTTTGTTAAAAAAATATTTTTAAGTGATGAATTGATGTTTTCAACTGACAAAACGAGCTAATCATGGTAATATTTTATAAGATATTAAAGCATTTTCAATATCATAAGTTTTATAACATCGTATGATAGAAAACCGTATAATAAGATAACTGAATAGGAATGGGAATTTTCATGGAAAAAAAGAAATTACACATTGCATTGTTTTTTGGAGGTAACTCATCAGAGCATGCTGTTTCAAAGCGCTCAGCACATAACATTTATGACGGAATGGATAAAGATAAGTATGATGTATCTGTATTTATGTTCACAAAAAATGGCTATCTTTTAGGAAACAAAGATTCAATGAGAATTTTTGATGGGGAAGATGAAGATACAGTTGTTGCAGAAGCAACTGCGAATATTGATTTTTCTAACCCACTTGCAAATATTCAAAATATTTCTGAAGTTAAAAATATTGATGTTTTCTACCCAGTTATTCATGGCAATATGGGAGAAGATGGTACAGTGCAAGGCTTATTTAGATTATTGAACAAGCCTTGGATTGGTAGCGGAGTTGCATCTTCAGGTGTTTCTTTTGATAAAGATTTGACGAAGCAATTATTGACTCTTCATGGTATCCGCAATACAAAGTATGTTGTAGTTACTCCAGAAAATCAAACTCAATATACTTATGAGAACTGTAGCAAGAAGCTTGGAACAACAATGTTTGTTAAGCCAGCTCGTCAAGGTTCTTCAGTTGGAATTTATAAAGTTGAGAACAAAGATGAATTTGATAAGGCTGTTAAAGAAGGATTCCATTATGATTTTAAGTTGCTCGTTGAAGAAGCAATTGATCATCCGCGCGAAGTAGAATGTTCAGTATTAGGTAATCGTAATGCAAAGGCTTCAAAACTTGGAGCAATTAAGATACCTGATGATGATGTCTTCTATGACTATAACAATAAGTTTGTGGATGCCTCAGGTGTTGAGTTTGAGATGCCAGTAGAATTACCAGAGGACTTAACAGCAGAAATCAAGCAAATGTCATTAGATGCTTTTCGTGTGTTGGGTAATCGTGGTCTAGCAAGAATGGATTTCTTGGTTGACAGTAATAACGTACCCTATTTTGGTGAAGTTAATACCTTACCTGGCTTCACGAACATTTCGTTGTATCCACAATTATGGGCCGTATCAGGAATTGACTATAGTGATTTGATTGACCAGCTAATTGAATTAGCAATTACTGAATTTAATGATAATGCAAAACTTCATTATGATTTTGTAGATCTTGGTGAAGAAAAATTACCTGAAAAGAAGTAGATATTACTAATAAATAGTTTATTATGGAAAATGATCAGATGATTCATAACCAATATTAGTGACTATTTTTAATAGAATAAGCTGATTAAAGGGGTGTACCAAAAAATTTATTTTGGAACATCTCTTTTAATTTTATGTTAAGGGTAATAAATTTTTTGCGTATATTATTTACATAATAAAGGAGGAGTTTGATGAGATGTTCATGGGCAATGGGGAACGACTTGTTGATGGCGTATCATGATAAGGAGTGGGGCGTGCCAAAAAAAGAAGAGAGAATCCTTTTTGAGATGCTTTCACTTGAAATAATGCAGGCTGGGCTGAAGTGGGAAGTTATTCTAAAAAAACGGGCAGGTTTTAAAACTGCTTTTTATGATTTTGAAGTAAAAAAAATTGCAGAAATGACAGAAGCGGATGTTCAAAACTTAATGAGCAACAAAGAAATTATTCGTAATCAACGAAAAATTCGGGCAATTATAAGAAATGCTCAAACTTTGCTTGAATTAAAGAAAAACACAGAATTCGACTTTGGCGAATACCTATGGAATTTTATCGGGAATAAACAAATTGTTAATCATTGGGAATTTGGTGAACAAGTACCAGCACAAACAGCGCTCTCGCAAAAAATTGCAAAGGATATGAAAAAACTTGGTTTTGCCTTTGTCGGACCAACGATAGTTTATTCATTTATGCAGTCTATAGGGATGGTTGATGACCATTTAACAAATTGTGAGATAAAAAAGAGTCGGGGGTAAGCAAAGTTTCTTAGTAAAGCTATGACTATTTAAGTGAGAAGGTTTTAACTTATGAAACACGTTTATTCGTAATAAAGAGAGGGCCTAGATCAAAATTTAACTTTGACCCAGGTCCTCTCTTTTTCAACTAATTAACTTTATTCTTCAGGTTGCTTATTGTCCAAATCTGTCCGAACAACAAGAACATCACAACTTGCAGTTCTCGTAACATACTCTGTAACTGAGCCCAAAAGTAAACGTTCAACTGTATTCAAACCAGTAGCACCAATCATAATTAAATCAGTTTCTAATTCGGTAGGTTTGTCCTTAGCGATAATTGTTTTTGGTGCACCATATTCGATCGAATAAGATATATTTTCAACACCGTCAGCTTTAGCCTCATTGATATAACTTTCGATCTTTTTCTTGGCAGTCTCAACAACTTCGTCTACCATGCTGGCATCATAACTCGAAATATTTTGGAAGGCACGTGTATCAACAACATGAAGTAACTCTAAGTGTGCTTCTTTACCATTTCTCTTTGCAACAGCGACGGCTTTTTTGAATGCCAATTCAGCTTCTTTTGATCCGTCGACAGGTACTAGAATATTTTTATATTGTTGTAACATACAAATCACCCTTTCATCTTTCACTTACATTTTACTGCATTTTTTTAGAATTTTAAAGAAAAATGATGAATAATAGTGAATTATTTCTCAATATAGCTTAACATCAAAACGGGTAGAATTGGAATGATTGCTACATCAAGAATTAGGATAATTGATAAGAATAATTGATTATTGAGTAGGAGACTTACAAAGGTTAAAAAGGCGAGAAATATTAACGTTGTCCCAGTGATTTGAATAATAATTCTTAAATCTCTATGTTTCTCGGGATGAAAAAGCATAAATGGTTTGTTCTTGTGTTTTAACAAGTACAAGCCAATAAAAAGAAGCAATATTCCAAGTAAGAATACGAATAAACTTATGATTGTATTTATCATCACAATTCCTCACAGAACAATAATATTGTGTACTGTCAATTTTCTTAGTCTTAAGGAAATTGACAAGCATAAATGGAAAGGGCTGCACCAAAACAAATGTCTCAGTACAACCCTTCCGTCCAAAGAATAAACTTTGGAATCCGTCTAATGCCGTTAATCGTCTCTGTAGTTGAACCCGCAAACAAGCAGGTGGTTTTTGATAATTTAGCTTCTAACTTCCTACTTAAAATAGGCATGTTATCCACAAAATATTTCAAAAGCCAAGGTATATAAGTGTTCGGTCAACCTTACATTATGAGACAACGCGTACATTTCAGATTATGTTTACATCTTAGCATACTATTCTGCTTTTTTCAAATGTTAACGGTTACTTTTTGCTTTTTTGCATCTTTTTTAAACGTGCATACTGTTCCTTTAACACGGTTTCATAGCGCCCATTATCTTTTGGCTCATAGTAGCTCTTATTCTTGATTGGATTTGGTAGATATTGTTGTGGAATCCAATCGTGAGGATAATCATGAGGATACAGATAATCAGTTCCATGACCAAGTATTTTAGCACCTTGATAATGTGCATCTTTTAGGTGTGCCGGAACATCACCATAGCCACCGCGATTAATGTCTGCGAGTGCTCCGTCAATGGCGTTTATCGCAGAATTGGATTTAGGTGATAGACAAAGATCAATTACTGCAACCGCTAAAGGAATTCGAGCTTCAGGCAAGCCAATTTTTTCAGCTGCAGTCACAGCATCAACAGTTCTTGCAGCTGCAGGAGGATTCGCTAGTCCAATGTCTTCATATGCAATTGTTAAGAGCCTGCGATTAACACTGATTAAGTCACCGGAAGCTAGCAAACGTGCAAGGTAATGAAGTGCGGCGTCCGTATCAGAACCACGAATGGATTTTTGAAAGGCGGAGATTACATCGTAATGCGCATCTCCATCTTTATCTTGTACGAGAGCTTTGTGCTGTAAGCATTCCTCAATAATGGGTAAAGAAATCTTTATTTCTTGACTTCCATTTTCTGGCGTAGTTGATCTAACAGCTAATTCGAGGGCATTTAAAGCACTACGCAGATCTCCGTTTGTAGCACGACAAAGGTGAGTCGATGCATCAGAAGTTAAGGCCACATTATATGATCCTAGACCGTTAGTTTTATCGGATAATGCACGCTCAATGGCAATCTTAATGTCATCTTCTGTTAGAGGTTTAACCTCAAATATTTGTGTACGGCTTCTTATGGCCGGGTTGATTGCGATATAAGGATTTTCTGTTGTTGCACCAATTAAGATAATCCGGCCACTTTCAAGATGAGGTAATAAAAAATCCTGTTTTGGTTTAGTAAGACGATGAATTTCGTCAAGTAAGAGGATAACTGTACCACTCATCTTTGCTTCTTCAGCGACCACTTCTAATTCTTTTTTTGAATCAGTCGCGGCATTAAGCATTCTAAAAGCATATTTTGTTGAACCAGCGATAGCACTGGCAATACTCGTTTTTCCTGTTCCAGGGGGGCCGTAGAGAATCATTGAAGAGAGCAATTTGGCATCGACCATTCGTCTGATGATTTTACCTGGACCAACTAGATTTTGTTGACCGACAACTTCTTCAATATTCTTAGGGCGCATGCGGTAGGCTAGGGGCTTTAGCATAAGCTATCTCCTTTCATACATTTTATAAATAAAGTATAACATTGTATCATGTTTCGGTTACTGTTTTGAAGGGATTAAAAAAACCAGATTCATAAAAGAATCTGGCTAAACTGACAAGAAGTCGGTTATTAAAGTTTGTTGTAGTATTCAACGATAAGAGCTTCATCAACTTCAGCTTCAAGTTCTTCACGTTCTGGTAAACGAACTAATGAACCTTCAAGCTTGTTCTCATCAAAAGTTACAAATTGTGGACGACCAACAATTGCTTCAAGAGCGTCTTTAACAATTTGCAAGTTCTTTGATTTTTCACGCAATGAAATTACATCACCTACAGAAACTTCGTATGAAGGAATATCAACACGCTTGCCATTAACTGTAATGTGACCATGGTTTACCAACTGACGTGATTGACGACGAGTTGTAGCTAAACCTAAACGGTAAACAACATTATCCAAACGTTGTTCCAACAAAATCATGAAGTTGTCACCATGACGACCTTGACGAATCTTGCCAGCACGCTTGAAAAGGTTTGAGAATTGACGTTCTGAAAGGCCATAAATCATGCGAAGCTTTTGTTTTTCGCGTAATTGCAAACCATATTCAGATAATTTACGACGGTTGTTTTGACCGTGTTGTCCTGGAGCATATGGACGACGTGCTAATTCTTTACCTGTACCAGTCAATGAAATACCTAAACGACGTGATACTTTCCAACTTGGACCTGTATAACGAGACATAAAAAAGTTCCTCCAATAATTTTTTTGGAGTAAAATAGGCTGTCTACTTAGTATTCGTGCAGTTTGTTTTGCAGCGTTCACTCTTGCAGCCGAAGAGGTACTGACTGAACCAAATAGGGCAACGAACTGTTGACGAGCTTACCGCAGACTGCTGCATATTTTACACAGGAAACAGTATATCTAAAAATCGATCATTAGTCAAGTAAGTCACAATGATCAAGTAAGGTGGTAACTAAAGAATTTAATGTCAAGCGGTCAGCTTCTGTAAAACGATTTTCATTAGGAGAATCAATATCTAGTACCCCAATTTTTTTACCATTCTTAATTAGTGGAACAACTATTTCTGAACGACTCGCTGCGTCACAGGCAATGTGACCTGGAAATTCCAAGACATTGGCAACCACTAAGGTTTTTCCTTCTTGGAAGGCTGTTCCACAGACACCTTTACCAATTGAGATGTGCATGCATGCAACTTTTCCTTGAAATGGTCCAAGAACCAATTCGTCATTCTTTTGTTCATAGAGATAAAAGCCAGCCCAGTTAATGTTGGGAAAACTTTCGAAGATTAAAGCAGATGTATTTGCTAAATTGGCAACAAAATTTGTTTCATTTTTTAATAATGAATCCAATTGTTGAATTAAAAGTGTATTTTTCATTTTTAAACTCCTATTCAAGTATACTATTTCTGTGTAAGTTGATATAACTATGATATAATTAAATAGATTTTAGATTGAAACGATTAATTAGGCAAGTTTTTAATAGGTGGTAAAATATTAGTTCTTGCCGATAGAAGACAAAAAGTGTATTTACATAGGAGTGAGGACTTGATGACGTTAGTTTTGAGCGCAATTGTAATAGTCGCAGTGGTGGTCTATTTTTCCTTTTTTTATTTGCAACGGAAAAATGCCTCCGAAATTGCGGTGAAGAAGGAGCAAGTCAATAAGCTTGTTGAGTCTTCGGTACATAAAGAGATCCTCAGCACAGAAAAAATCAAGTTATCTGGTGAGTCGCTCACACAGTTTGAGGAGACGAAGCAAAATTATTTATATATGGTCAATCATAAATTGCCTCAGATATCCGAACATTTGACAGAATTGGTAGACGCGAATGGACATTATCGCTTTTTTGAAGTTAGAAGAGAGTTAAATTTACTTAATACTAAACTTGAGACTGCAACTAAATTAGAAAAAGAAACAAAGCAAAATTTGCAAGAGTTTAAGAAAAGTAATTTAGAACACCAAAAGAGAATAAAGCAATTAGAGCAAAAATATCAAAATATTCGTAAAACACTACTTGCAAAGAACTTTTCCTATGGTCCTAGTATTGACAAGTTAGAGGAAGATTT
Above is a window of Liquorilactobacillus hordei DSM 19519 DNA encoding:
- a CDS encoding replication-associated recombination protein A, which codes for MLKPLAYRMRPKNIEEVVGQQNLVGPGKIIRRMVDAKLLSSMILYGPPGTGKTSIASAIAGSTKYAFRMLNAATDSKKELEVVAEEAKMSGTVILLLDEIHRLTKPKQDFLLPHLESGRIILIGATTENPYIAINPAIRSRTQIFEVKPLTEDDIKIAIERALSDKTNGLGSYNVALTSDASTHLCRATNGDLRSALNALELAVRSTTPENGSQEIKISLPIIEECLQHKALVQDKDGDAHYDVISAFQKSIRGSDTDAALHYLARLLASGDLISVNRRLLTIAYEDIGLANPPAAARTVDAVTAAEKIGLPEARIPLAVAVIDLCLSPKSNSAINAIDGALADINRGGYGDVPAHLKDAHYQGAKILGHGTDYLYPHDYPHDWIPQQYLPNPIKNKSYYEPKDNGRYETVLKEQYARLKKMQKSKK
- the rpsD gene encoding 30S ribosomal protein S4; translation: MSRYTGPSWKVSRRLGISLTGTGKELARRPYAPGQHGQNNRRKLSEYGLQLREKQKLRMIYGLSERQFSNLFKRAGKIRQGRHGDNFMILLEQRLDNVVYRLGLATTRRQSRQLVNHGHITVNGKRVDIPSYEVSVGDVISLREKSKNLQIVKDALEAIVGRPQFVTFDENKLEGSLVRLPEREELEAEVDEALIVEYYNKL
- a CDS encoding GAF domain-containing protein, producing the protein MKNTLLIQQLDSLLKNETNFVANLANTSALIFESFPNINWAGFYLYEQKNDELVLGPFQGKVACMHISIGKGVCGTAFQEGKTLVVANVLEFPGHIACDAASRSEIVVPLIKNGKKIGVLDIDSPNENRFTEADRLTLNSLVTTLLDHCDLLD